The proteins below come from a single Chitinophaga pinensis DSM 2588 genomic window:
- a CDS encoding DUF5995 family protein has product MAAHTINEVIQQLEDIITTSADTNSRLGFFAALYHKVTVRVQEGILNHEFEDGPRMEKLDVTFANRYIEAVRQYKNGQPPTGSWLVAFEGAEKSSVLVLQHLLLGMNAHINLDLGIAAVETSGDQDIRFIRRDFNTINDILGSLTGEVLTEINRISPFLSLLGLNAGNNESILIQFSLTNARDGAWRFAEELSEKKGADYTACIAARDAGIGKLAVGLLQPAGKLIKFTVWIIRLFEWRSPRRIIQALYAAKRAYIRVSAQPALQP; this is encoded by the coding sequence ATGGCCGCCCACACTATTAATGAAGTCATTCAGCAACTGGAAGACATTATTACTACCTCCGCAGATACCAACAGCAGACTTGGCTTCTTTGCCGCCCTCTATCACAAAGTAACCGTCAGGGTACAGGAAGGCATTCTCAATCATGAATTTGAAGATGGCCCCAGGATGGAAAAACTGGACGTCACATTTGCCAACAGGTATATAGAAGCCGTTCGCCAGTATAAAAATGGTCAGCCGCCTACCGGCTCCTGGCTGGTCGCATTTGAAGGCGCCGAAAAATCATCCGTATTGGTTTTACAGCATCTGTTGCTGGGCATGAATGCCCATATTAACCTGGACCTGGGTATTGCTGCTGTGGAAACATCCGGTGATCAGGACATCCGCTTTATTCGAAGAGATTTCAATACCATTAATGATATTCTGGGTTCTCTGACAGGAGAAGTCCTTACAGAAATCAACCGCATCTCCCCTTTTCTGTCCCTGCTTGGCCTGAACGCCGGCAATAATGAATCTATTCTGATACAATTCAGTCTTACCAATGCCCGGGACGGCGCCTGGCGTTTTGCCGAAGAACTATCGGAGAAAAAGGGAGCTGATTACACGGCCTGTATTGCAGCCAGAGATGCCGGTATCGGGAAACTTGCAGTGGGATTATTACAACCAGCCGGAAAGCTGATCAAATTTACCGTCTGGATCATCCGTCTTTTTGAATGGAGAAGCCCCCGCCGGATCATACAGGCACTTTATGCGGCCAAAAGAGCTTATATCCGTGTGTCTGCTCAGCCCGCACTACAGCCATAA
- a CDS encoding YbhN family protein — protein sequence MLLEEKVETAEKTVSIQAPTANENPDKQLFNKRMILKGAMWLGLLTIASVAVVFFYSHTGDTIIALSSIKLKYILICFGMVFIDLMLGSWRNHIFIQKFKPGVSHWVSFKANVANMFMGAITPFHSGAGPAQLYVYNRHGVKVLDGFIVSLINMGATLLFMPLAGLLAIWVMNNQLESGLIKILLKYGFSVFFTFGVVFMLAFWKPLWIGAALIKIAALCSRIWPAKKERITKWANTSYANILHYQQICKKLLQHHPLLFPLSLLMTTLLYLNKYCMQYVILLGLGIHADMLQVISIQILIQFMIYFAPSPGGSGFAEASIAVLFSRIVPTSILPVFTLLQRSFLLFFPALIGAFVILNLLKTHTISVQDDNHG from the coding sequence ATGTTGTTAGAAGAAAAAGTGGAGACAGCAGAAAAGACAGTATCAATTCAAGCACCAACAGCAAATGAAAATCCCGATAAACAACTTTTTAATAAAAGAATGATCCTTAAAGGGGCTATGTGGCTTGGTTTGTTAACCATCGCATCAGTCGCTGTCGTGTTTTTTTATTCACATACTGGTGATACCATCATAGCGCTAAGCAGCATTAAACTTAAATATATACTGATATGCTTCGGTATGGTTTTTATCGACCTGATGCTGGGCAGCTGGCGTAACCATATTTTTATACAAAAATTTAAACCGGGCGTGTCACACTGGGTAAGTTTTAAGGCCAATGTTGCTAATATGTTTATGGGAGCAATAACGCCATTCCATAGTGGTGCAGGCCCAGCTCAGTTATATGTATACAACCGCCATGGCGTAAAAGTACTGGACGGATTTATTGTCAGCCTGATTAACATGGGTGCAACGCTGCTCTTTATGCCATTGGCCGGCTTATTAGCTATATGGGTAATGAATAACCAACTGGAAAGCGGCCTTATAAAGATTTTACTCAAATATGGCTTCTCGGTATTTTTCACTTTTGGGGTTGTTTTCATGCTTGCTTTCTGGAAGCCGCTATGGATCGGAGCTGCTTTGATCAAAATCGCTGCGCTGTGTAGCCGGATCTGGCCTGCGAAGAAAGAGCGGATAACGAAATGGGCTAACACGTCTTATGCTAACATTCTTCATTACCAGCAAATTTGTAAAAAATTATTACAACATCATCCCTTGCTGTTTCCTCTGAGTCTGCTGATGACGACGCTGCTTTACCTGAATAAATATTGTATGCAGTATGTGATATTATTGGGCCTGGGCATTCATGCCGATATGTTACAGGTGATAAGCATTCAGATCCTCATCCAGTTTATGATCTATTTCGCACCAAGCCCTGGTGGGAGTGGATTTGCCGAAGCCAGCATTGCTGTCTTGTTTTCAAGGATTGTCCCTACATCCATATTGCCGGTCTTTACATTATTACAGCGATCTTTTCTGCTCTTTTTTCCGGCGCTGATAGGCGCATTTGTAATATTAAATCTACTTAAAACCCATACCATATCGGTGCAAGACGACAATCATGGATAA
- a CDS encoding MaoC family dehydratase codes for MVIVNSFAEYQAFEGKEIGVSQWHTIDQAQINKFADATLDHQWIHCDEEKAKNEGPFKSTIAHGYLTLSLIPYLWKQIADIRNVKMEINYGIEQFKFGQAVLVNDEVQLSAKLKSIVDLRGVTKVVIAATLNIKGKTKPAYTGDVVFLYHF; via the coding sequence GTGGTAATCGTCAATAGTTTCGCAGAATATCAAGCATTCGAGGGCAAAGAAATTGGGGTTTCTCAATGGCATACAATTGATCAGGCACAGATCAATAAATTTGCAGATGCAACCCTGGACCATCAATGGATCCATTGTGATGAGGAAAAGGCAAAAAATGAAGGCCCTTTCAAATCAACCATTGCGCATGGTTATCTGACCTTGTCATTAATTCCTTATCTGTGGAAGCAAATTGCAGATATCCGCAATGTTAAGATGGAAATTAATTACGGTATAGAACAATTTAAGTTTGGTCAGGCGGTGTTGGTGAACGACGAGGTACAGCTGAGTGCTAAGCTGAAATCTATCGTTGATTTGAGAGGCGTTACAAAAGTGGTGATTGCTGCGACCCTTAATATTAAAGGGAAGACAAAACCAGCTTATACAGGCGATGTAGTATTCCTGTATCATTTCTAG
- a CDS encoding glycoside hydrolase family 16 protein, whose amino-acid sequence MQKFTMLIAILAIFSSCAKDAASTTGTDQANGGRKPAAEATYVSFSGYTWEVRNEAGTSGPGPNYWSNSSSNVWVDGAGHLHLKIRKDAATGRWYCPEVTTTQSFGYGTYVWKVEGAVDKLDRNIVLGLFNYKSGDNGHHEVDIEFARWGNNAWPNYNYTVYPATGSGNVSQTYELALNGTYSSYKFTRTATSVAYKGYHGHNLTEANSFFPWTTPAGYNVSTLALPVHMNLWLFEGSAPSNNQEVEIIIHSFTFTAA is encoded by the coding sequence ATGCAAAAGTTCACAATGCTGATTGCTATCCTGGCTATATTCAGCAGCTGCGCCAAAGACGCGGCATCCACGACTGGTACAGATCAGGCCAACGGAGGCCGTAAGCCTGCTGCAGAAGCTACTTATGTCAGTTTCAGCGGATATACCTGGGAGGTAAGAAATGAAGCAGGCACTTCCGGTCCAGGTCCCAACTATTGGAGCAACTCATCCAGCAATGTATGGGTGGATGGCGCTGGTCACCTGCACCTGAAAATAAGGAAAGACGCTGCCACCGGCAGATGGTATTGCCCTGAAGTAACCACTACGCAGTCTTTCGGCTATGGCACTTATGTATGGAAAGTAGAAGGCGCTGTAGATAAACTGGATAGAAACATTGTACTGGGTCTGTTCAATTACAAATCCGGCGATAATGGTCATCATGAAGTAGACATCGAATTTGCTCGCTGGGGCAATAACGCATGGCCTAATTATAACTATACTGTGTATCCTGCCACCGGTTCAGGCAACGTATCCCAGACTTATGAGCTGGCCCTGAATGGCACCTACTCTTCGTATAAGTTCACCAGGACTGCGACGTCCGTAGCCTACAAAGGTTACCATGGACACAACCTTACTGAAGCAAATTCCTTCTTCCCATGGACGACTCCTGCAGGATATAATGTGAGCACATTAGCCCTGCCGGTGCACATGAACCTCTGGTTGTTTGAGGGTAGTGCGCCTTCCAATAACCAGGAAGTAGAAATCATTATACACTCATTCACATTTACGGCAGCGTAA
- a CDS encoding response regulator: MDGKAKIIFLADDDPEDQEILKDAILKQDPAANIYSVMNGQQAIDYLVNCPENCLPSLLILDYKMPIFNAVEILEKIAGVPQLQAIPKVVWSTSSQADHVRHCLDNGADLYFVKPTKTEDLNNMARQMLDISKD; this comes from the coding sequence ATGGATGGCAAGGCTAAAATTATTTTTTTAGCAGATGATGACCCGGAAGACCAGGAAATCCTGAAAGACGCAATTTTAAAACAGGATCCGGCTGCAAATATCTATTCTGTCATGAATGGGCAACAGGCGATTGACTATCTGGTCAACTGTCCAGAGAACTGTTTGCCCTCATTGCTTATACTCGATTATAAAATGCCGATTTTCAATGCAGTAGAAATATTGGAAAAGATAGCCGGCGTCCCGCAGCTACAGGCGATCCCTAAAGTTGTATGGAGCACATCCAGCCAGGCCGACCATGTAAGACATTGCCTGGACAATGGTGCGGATCTCTATTTTGTAAAACCCACCAAAACGGAAGACCTGAATAACATGGCCCGCCAGATGCTGGATATCAGCAAAGACTAG
- a CDS encoding Gfo/Idh/MocA family protein translates to MSTYKRVEGQVRIAFLGCGAIAGKHAKRLKGFAGVELYFASRAESKARKYADQYKGKGFFSSYTAAIQSPDVSVVFICTPPDSHLALSMEAMTAGKHVICEKPSFFHSTDFDIIDKLRQEKGVQLLVAENYFYKPALKKLREVLAMNLIGDIRFLFFNATKSQQVSDWRADGGIAGGALFEGGIHWINYISNLGLTVQSVTGFLASNTGKPERSMQVVAKYAEGPVGTLLYSWEVNALFRGLRNSRIFGSKGSIKFESNGLYIFVRGEKWRLIFPGIRDIGGTKGMLADFVNALRTGEDAAFNLQMARHDIELIEQAYQTSGILLTHNCR, encoded by the coding sequence ATGTCGACCTACAAAAGGGTAGAAGGCCAGGTACGCATAGCCTTTTTAGGCTGCGGAGCAATAGCCGGTAAACATGCGAAAAGGCTCAAGGGTTTTGCAGGTGTAGAGCTGTACTTTGCCAGCCGTGCCGAAAGCAAGGCCAGGAAATATGCTGATCAATACAAGGGCAAAGGTTTCTTTTCTTCATATACCGCGGCCATCCAATCGCCGGATGTATCCGTAGTGTTTATCTGCACTCCACCGGATAGCCACCTGGCATTATCGATGGAAGCAATGACCGCAGGTAAACATGTTATATGTGAAAAACCGTCGTTTTTCCATTCAACAGATTTTGATATCATTGATAAGCTTCGCCAGGAAAAAGGCGTTCAGCTGTTGGTGGCTGAAAATTACTTTTATAAACCGGCGTTAAAAAAGCTGCGTGAAGTGTTGGCTATGAACCTGATAGGTGATATCAGGTTCTTATTTTTTAACGCCACCAAAAGTCAACAAGTAAGCGATTGGCGTGCCGATGGGGGGATAGCAGGCGGCGCATTATTCGAAGGGGGGATCCACTGGATCAACTATATATCAAACCTGGGCTTAACCGTACAATCTGTAACGGGGTTTCTGGCGTCAAATACCGGCAAGCCTGAACGCAGTATGCAGGTGGTAGCGAAATATGCAGAGGGGCCTGTTGGCACATTGCTTTATTCCTGGGAAGTGAACGCCTTGTTCAGAGGCTTACGCAATTCCCGTATTTTCGGTAGTAAAGGATCTATAAAATTTGAATCGAACGGTTTATACATATTTGTCCGCGGTGAAAAATGGCGGCTGATATTCCCTGGTATCAGAGACATCGGCGGAACAAAAGGCATGCTGGCCGATTTTGTAAATGCCTTGCGTACTGGTGAAGATGCCGCCTTTAATCTGCAAATGGCCAGGCACGATATTGAGTTAATTGAGCAGGCTTACCAAACGAGCGGCATATTATTAACACACAATTGCAGATAA
- a CDS encoding dienelactone hydrolase family protein encodes MRFNIATMIAPAALAFCMAACNNQQAGAEHTADSTVTKPTITEEAVTIQADSVTLNSIVAFSSDTTVKKPIVLIVPEWWGLDDYVKGRAKQLAELGYLAIGIDFYGGGKHAENPDQAKAYATPFYMNPQLGFSRLQAALAKAKTFPQADTTRIAAIGYCFGGSMVLNGAKLGLPVNGVVSFHGGLQTVPPQQGLTKAQILVCHGAADPFVPAQDVATFKKQLDSLSIPYTFKEYAGATHAFTNPASTANGKKFNMPIEYNAAADTASWNDMRTFFGVIFK; translated from the coding sequence ATGAGATTCAACATTGCAACAATGATCGCTCCCGCAGCACTTGCATTCTGCATGGCTGCATGTAACAATCAGCAGGCAGGTGCAGAACATACTGCTGACAGCACCGTTACCAAACCAACAATTACAGAAGAAGCTGTTACTATCCAGGCTGACAGCGTTACCCTTAACAGCATTGTCGCTTTCAGCAGCGATACTACCGTTAAAAAACCAATTGTACTGATCGTACCTGAGTGGTGGGGATTGGATGATTACGTAAAAGGCCGTGCTAAACAACTGGCTGAGCTGGGCTACCTAGCAATCGGTATTGATTTTTATGGTGGTGGAAAACATGCAGAAAACCCTGACCAGGCTAAAGCATACGCTACCCCATTTTATATGAACCCACAGCTGGGTTTCAGCAGATTACAGGCAGCGCTGGCAAAGGCAAAAACCTTCCCACAGGCTGATACTACCCGTATTGCTGCGATCGGTTATTGCTTCGGTGGTTCTATGGTTCTGAATGGCGCGAAACTGGGTCTTCCGGTAAATGGCGTAGTGAGCTTCCATGGTGGTCTGCAGACCGTTCCTCCACAGCAGGGACTGACAAAAGCGCAGATCCTGGTATGTCATGGCGCAGCTGATCCATTTGTACCAGCTCAGGACGTAGCTACTTTCAAAAAACAACTGGATTCCCTGAGCATCCCTTATACATTTAAGGAATATGCAGGTGCTACCCATGCATTTACCAACCCTGCGTCTACTGCTAACGGCAAGAAATTCAATATGCCTATTGAATACAATGCTGCTGCTGATACCGCTTCCTGGAATGACATGCGTACCTTCTTTGGAGTAATCTTTAAATAA
- a CDS encoding GMC family oxidoreductase encodes MNSYDVIIIGSGFGGSMAAKPLVDAGMKVLMLERGDWVKRSVEENWGPKGSIDLSPFYDKSSLLHVPVGGNKPTMGLYSCVGGPSAFYGGVSFRFREADFEKNEQIEGKDAQGWPITYDDLESYYTQAEGILNISGETDIDPTEPRRSAPLPQHAPALANISQKVKSSAQKLGLHPFQLPLAINYEDTSRQTCLSCKTCDTFACAVSAKNDLATILIPQLTANGMELQHNMVVTRLNVLNRRIVSIECVSKTSKQSYTFKADKFILAAGALGTPHILLSSGLQHYNPGGDVVGRYLMRHLNAIIFGIFPGVADKEGRFHKQLAILDYYFGHPQAPGFNKLGSLQQMPTPPASVVENELKGVLGKVLSPAVKLLSGLLAIVEDQPQYNNALTIDAAFSDEFGLPRVVINHSYSDRDNAAMKILTEEGKKIMKGAGALTHYIHNIRTFSHAVGTVRMGLNEKTSALDEHCHFRGIDNLYVTDGSVMPTSAALNPSLTIAANALRVGEFITRLN; translated from the coding sequence ATGAATAGCTACGATGTTATTATCATTGGCAGTGGTTTTGGAGGCTCGATGGCTGCTAAACCACTCGTTGATGCCGGGATGAAAGTGCTCATGCTGGAGCGCGGTGACTGGGTAAAGCGCAGTGTTGAAGAAAACTGGGGGCCAAAGGGTTCTATTGATCTTTCTCCTTTTTATGATAAATCTTCCCTGTTGCATGTGCCCGTTGGCGGTAATAAACCAACCATGGGCTTGTATTCCTGCGTAGGCGGACCATCGGCTTTTTATGGCGGTGTATCTTTTCGTTTTCGCGAGGCCGACTTTGAAAAGAATGAGCAAATCGAGGGTAAGGATGCGCAAGGCTGGCCCATTACATATGACGACCTGGAAAGCTATTACACACAAGCCGAGGGCATATTAAACATATCGGGCGAAACGGATATTGATCCAACCGAACCACGCCGCAGTGCGCCATTGCCGCAACATGCACCTGCTTTGGCCAATATATCCCAAAAGGTGAAATCCAGCGCGCAAAAATTAGGGCTGCATCCTTTTCAGCTGCCTTTGGCGATTAATTACGAAGATACAAGCCGCCAAACCTGTCTTAGCTGCAAGACCTGCGATACTTTTGCCTGTGCCGTAAGCGCGAAGAACGACCTGGCTACCATCCTGATCCCTCAGCTGACGGCAAACGGTATGGAGCTACAGCACAATATGGTAGTGACAAGATTAAACGTACTAAATCGTCGTATTGTAAGCATCGAGTGCGTATCGAAAACATCCAAACAGTCGTATACATTTAAGGCCGATAAATTTATACTGGCTGCCGGTGCATTAGGTACACCGCATATCCTGTTATCATCGGGTCTGCAACACTACAACCCCGGCGGCGATGTAGTGGGCCGCTACCTGATGCGGCATTTAAATGCTATCATATTTGGTATTTTCCCCGGCGTTGCCGATAAGGAAGGCCGTTTTCATAAACAGCTGGCTATACTGGATTATTATTTTGGTCACCCCCAAGCCCCCGGATTTAATAAACTGGGTAGTTTACAGCAAATGCCAACCCCTCCCGCAAGTGTAGTTGAAAATGAATTAAAGGGCGTATTAGGGAAGGTACTTAGTCCGGCGGTAAAGTTATTAAGTGGCTTGCTGGCCATTGTTGAAGACCAACCGCAATACAATAATGCGCTAACGATTGATGCCGCTTTTTCCGATGAATTTGGTTTGCCCCGAGTTGTTATCAACCACAGCTATAGCGACAGGGATAACGCCGCAATGAAAATTTTAACCGAAGAGGGTAAAAAGATCATGAAAGGGGCGGGGGCGCTCACCCATTATATACATAATATTCGTACGTTTTCACACGCGGTGGGTACAGTACGTATGGGTTTGAACGAGAAGACATCAGCCCTTGACGAGCATTGCCATTTCAGGGGAATAGATAATTTATATGTTACCGATGGTAGCGTAATGCCAACATCGGCAGCGTTAAACCCAAGCCTAACCATTGCCGCAAATGCACTACGGGTAGGCGAATTTATTACCAGATTAAATTGA
- a CDS encoding response regulator has protein sequence MGKLNILIAENDADGKVLIQESFADTGLFNVLAIAEDGQILKTIMEESDILFPDVILSAAGHGYDILYYLKTSDAFREIPVVTFSASATGNDEKKCAQMGALKHFIKPDSAPGYQKMAKELYDLLLGE, from the coding sequence ATGGGAAAATTAAACATACTTATAGCAGAAAACGATGCAGATGGTAAGGTACTGATCCAGGAATCCTTTGCAGATACCGGTTTGTTCAACGTATTAGCCATCGCAGAAGACGGCCAGATCCTTAAAACGATCATGGAAGAATCAGATATCCTGTTCCCGGATGTAATTCTGTCTGCGGCAGGACATGGGTATGATATCCTGTACTATCTGAAAACGAGTGACGCGTTCAGGGAAATCCCTGTCGTGACCTTTTCCGCCTCTGCAACCGGGAATGACGAGAAGAAGTGCGCACAAATGGGAGCACTGAAACACTTCATTAAACCTGATAGCGCTCCTGGCTATCAGAAAATGGCAAAAGAACTGTACGATCTCCTGCTTGGAGAATAA
- a CDS encoding PAS domain S-box protein → MEQGFNTAMANTLLGEAGISSAGLLEQLPVAAYICDVNGGIICCNARAVKLWGRTPSAGETIFHDSTVIAAVLEEGLPLEDWQSTISHADDTSVIVRGSITPLKDGDGSVIGLIHCFEKVAVTIVPGTEIRAGHLAELNEQLQQSEERYYKMIEEVEDYAILSMDRSGIIQNWNKGAEKIKGYHESEIVGRHFSVFYLPEDRKRQLPEQLISEAMKTGKAAHEGWRMRKDGTRFWGSIVITALHDADRQVIGFSKVTRDLTERKLAEDRIRQYASDLEFQNRELEQFAYAAAHDMKEPLRKVQFYNNYINDNAADALPEKAREYLHRSINAASRMQGLIDDLLMYSQASAFSKEPEDVDLTTIVNEVLEAHQPTIDKLKAVVHLDPLPVMRVIPFQFSQLFDNLISNALKYHHPERHPHINITITKTQLPAEDILLNNAELNGYKLSVSDNGIGFESDHAEKIFDVFQRLHTLPDIAGTGIGLAICKKIVLNHRGQIKAYGIPGIGATFDIFIPIE, encoded by the coding sequence ATGGAACAAGGATTTAACACTGCAATGGCAAATACACTGCTAGGTGAAGCGGGCATCTCGTCTGCCGGACTACTGGAGCAATTGCCGGTGGCAGCTTATATATGTGATGTGAATGGCGGCATCATATGTTGCAATGCGCGCGCTGTAAAATTGTGGGGAAGAACACCCTCTGCGGGGGAAACCATATTTCATGACAGTACGGTGATCGCTGCTGTATTAGAGGAGGGATTACCCTTAGAAGATTGGCAATCAACGATTAGTCATGCTGATGATACTTCAGTGATCGTCAGGGGGAGTATTACGCCGCTAAAAGACGGGGATGGGAGCGTGATCGGACTGATACATTGTTTTGAGAAAGTGGCCGTAACCATTGTTCCGGGTACAGAAATACGGGCCGGTCATCTCGCAGAACTGAATGAGCAGCTTCAACAGAGTGAGGAGAGATATTATAAGATGATCGAAGAGGTGGAAGATTACGCCATACTCTCCATGGATAGATCAGGGATTATTCAGAACTGGAACAAAGGCGCTGAAAAGATTAAGGGATACCATGAATCTGAAATTGTCGGCCGGCACTTTAGTGTGTTTTATCTACCGGAAGACCGTAAACGACAATTACCGGAACAATTGATTTCGGAAGCGATGAAGACCGGAAAAGCGGCACATGAAGGCTGGCGGATGCGTAAAGACGGGACCCGTTTCTGGGGCAGTATTGTTATTACAGCTTTACATGACGCAGACCGGCAGGTGATCGGCTTTTCAAAAGTCACCCGCGACCTTACAGAAAGAAAGCTGGCGGAAGACAGGATCCGACAGTATGCAAGCGACCTGGAATTTCAGAACAGGGAGCTGGAACAATTCGCTTATGCAGCGGCTCATGATATGAAAGAACCACTTCGGAAAGTACAGTTCTACAATAACTATATCAATGACAATGCAGCAGATGCATTACCGGAAAAGGCGCGGGAATACCTGCACCGTTCCATTAATGCAGCCTCCCGGATGCAGGGACTCATTGACGATCTGCTGATGTATTCGCAGGCATCAGCCTTTTCTAAAGAACCCGAAGACGTAGATCTGACTACCATTGTAAATGAGGTATTGGAGGCTCACCAGCCTACAATAGACAAATTGAAGGCGGTCGTCCATCTGGACCCCTTGCCGGTGATGCGTGTCATTCCGTTCCAGTTTAGTCAACTATTTGATAACCTGATCAGTAATGCACTCAAATACCATCACCCTGAACGCCATCCCCATATCAACATTACTATTACAAAAACGCAGTTGCCTGCAGAGGATATCCTTCTTAACAATGCGGAGCTGAATGGATATAAATTATCTGTATCCGATAATGGGATCGGTTTTGAATCTGACCATGCAGAAAAGATATTCGATGTATTCCAGCGTTTGCATACCCTGCCGGATATTGCCGGTACGGGTATCGGACTGGCCATCTGTAAAAAGATCGTGCTGAATCATCGCGGGCAAATTAAGGCATATGGCATACCGGGTATCGGCGCTACCTTCGATATCTTCATTCCGATTGAATAG
- a CDS encoding chloride channel protein, translating to MRKKIIQFNYIKLFVASVMAGLLSALLASVLKHITEHYEEHFFKTISASSYLFLIFPLIGLVLIHVLRKYAFRKKPNKGIKEIYLTLDTRRNELPSYKIPSHFINGFLTVIFGGSTGVEVSTVVSTATIGAMTRQKASIANSYKTELICAGVAGGLTTLFGSPLVGLLFAVEVIARKVTKTILLSSISAVLAAWGLLQLLHEEPFLKLSITHWQVSAIPYIIGLSVIAGIISVFFTKTVIGIKHRFGTIKKDSTRIIAGAAIIGTGIFILPALFGDSYSAVTEMVGRSQHEAFTIPFGITLLAIVLLKPIISSVTLGAGGDGGVFAPSIVMGALLGLLLATVCNHYFDSQLIVANFIIMGIAAVLSGSIHAPLTSTSLACRLSGGFILAVPVLIASTVARYTAKKIYPYTVYSYKDQPAQ from the coding sequence ATGCGTAAGAAGATTATTCAGTTCAATTATATAAAACTTTTTGTTGCTTCTGTTATGGCGGGTTTATTATCAGCCCTCCTCGCAAGCGTACTGAAGCATATTACTGAACATTACGAAGAGCATTTTTTTAAGACTATCTCCGCTTCCTCCTACCTTTTCCTCATATTCCCGCTGATCGGTCTGGTACTGATACATGTACTCCGTAAATATGCTTTCCGGAAGAAACCCAACAAGGGTATTAAAGAGATCTATCTGACCCTGGACACCCGCCGCAATGAATTACCCAGCTATAAAATACCTTCTCACTTTATCAATGGTTTTCTGACAGTTATCTTCGGTGGCTCGACCGGCGTAGAGGTTTCTACAGTTGTGTCTACTGCTACTATCGGGGCTATGACCAGGCAAAAGGCATCCATCGCCAACAGCTATAAAACGGAACTGATCTGTGCTGGTGTAGCTGGTGGTCTGACAACGCTGTTTGGCAGTCCACTGGTAGGTTTACTATTCGCCGTTGAAGTCATTGCCCGCAAAGTGACTAAAACCATCCTGCTCAGCAGTATCTCTGCTGTACTGGCCGCATGGGGTTTGCTGCAACTGCTTCATGAAGAGCCCTTCTTAAAGCTCAGCATTACGCATTGGCAAGTAAGTGCGATCCCTTACATTATCGGATTGAGTGTGATAGCTGGTATCATCTCTGTATTCTTTACCAAAACAGTCATTGGTATAAAACACCGGTTTGGGACGATAAAAAAAGATTCTACACGTATTATTGCCGGGGCAGCTATTATCGGTACAGGTATATTCATCCTGCCAGCATTATTTGGAGATAGCTATAGCGCAGTTACTGAAATGGTTGGACGTTCCCAGCATGAGGCATTTACCATTCCTTTCGGTATTACCCTGCTGGCAATCGTGTTACTGAAACCAATCATTTCTTCTGTGACCCTGGGTGCAGGAGGTGATGGAGGTGTATTTGCGCCAAGCATTGTAATGGGCGCTCTGTTGGGGTTATTACTGGCAACAGTCTGCAATCATTACTTCGATAGTCAGCTGATTGTAGCCAATTTCATCATCATGGGTATTGCTGCGGTATTGAGTGGCAGTATACATGCACCACTGACATCAACTTCACTGGCCTGCCGTTTATCCGGCGGCTTCATTCTTGCCGTGCCGGTACTGATCGCCAGTACAGTGGCCAGGTATACTGCCAAAAAGATCTATCCTTATACAGTGTACAGTTATAAAGACCAGCCGGCTCAGTAA
- a CDS encoding RrF2 family transcriptional regulator, with the protein MPLLGKGVEYAIHSMYYLVDVSRDSAMTIADMATFQNISESYLAKIFTRLQKGGLVRSALGVKGGYVLARPAEEISFWDIAVAVEGRVSLFECHDVRSGCVIGMTNGGQTGVCTVHAVFLEASQKLEAFLKTRNLRWLHTTLLDIIPDETRAEAENWFNLQKLRK; encoded by the coding sequence ATGCCATTACTGGGAAAAGGTGTTGAATACGCGATTCACTCAATGTATTATCTGGTGGACGTGTCCAGGGATAGTGCCATGACGATTGCGGATATGGCTACATTTCAGAATATCTCAGAAAGCTATCTCGCAAAGATCTTTACCCGTTTGCAAAAGGGCGGACTTGTACGTTCGGCCCTGGGAGTGAAAGGAGGATATGTCCTGGCCAGACCGGCCGAGGAAATCTCATTCTGGGATATAGCCGTGGCAGTGGAAGGCAGGGTCTCTCTCTTCGAATGTCATGATGTACGCTCCGGTTGCGTAATCGGTATGACAAATGGAGGGCAGACAGGCGTATGTACTGTACATGCCGTTTTCCTGGAAGCCAGTCAGAAACTGGAAGCTTTCCTGAAAACAAGAAACCTCCGCTGGCTGCATACAACACTCCTGGATATCATCCCAGATGAAACAAGAGCCGAAGCAGAAAACTGGTTTAATCTCCAGAAACTCAGAAAGTAA